The following are encoded together in the Erwinia sp. E602 genome:
- the purU gene encoding formyltetrahydrofolate deformylase, whose product MQAQTMQRKVLRTICPDAKGLIAKITNICYKHELNIVQNNEFVDHRTGRFFMRTELEGIFNDSTLLADLDSALPVGSVRELQPAGRRRIVILVTKEAHCLGDLLMKSAYGGLDVEIAAVIGNHETLRTLVERFDIPFVLVSHEGLTRDDHDTRMAAEIDRYQPDYVVLAKYMRVLTPGFVQRYPNQIINIHHSFLPAFIGARPYHQAYERGVKIIGATAHYVNDNLDEGPIIMQDVIHVDHTYTAEDMMRAGRDVEKNALSRALYQVLAQRVFVYGNRTIIL is encoded by the coding sequence ATGCAAGCGCAAACCATGCAACGAAAAGTACTACGCACCATCTGCCCGGATGCTAAAGGGCTGATCGCCAAGATCACCAATATCTGTTACAAGCACGAACTGAACATTGTGCAGAACAATGAATTCGTCGACCACCGCACCGGGCGCTTCTTTATGCGCACCGAGCTGGAAGGCATCTTTAACGACAGCACCCTGCTGGCCGATCTCGACAGCGCGCTGCCGGTCGGTTCCGTGCGTGAGCTGCAGCCTGCCGGCCGCCGCCGCATCGTGATTCTGGTGACCAAAGAGGCGCACTGCCTCGGCGACCTGCTGATGAAAAGCGCATACGGCGGGCTCGACGTGGAGATCGCTGCGGTGATCGGCAACCATGAAACGCTGCGCACGCTGGTCGAACGTTTTGATATTCCGTTCGTGCTGGTCAGTCACGAAGGTCTGACCCGCGACGATCACGACACCAGAATGGCCGCAGAGATTGACCGCTATCAGCCGGACTACGTGGTGCTGGCAAAATATATGCGCGTGCTGACGCCGGGCTTTGTGCAGCGTTATCCGAACCAGATCATCAATATTCACCACTCGTTCCTGCCGGCGTTTATCGGTGCGCGTCCGTATCACCAGGCATATGAGCGCGGCGTGAAGATTATCGGTGCCACCGCGCACTACGTGAATGACAATCTGGATGAAGGCCCGATCATCATGCAGGACGTGATCCACGTCGATCACACCTACACCGCCGAAGATATGATGCGCGCCGGTCGTGACGTGGAGAAAAACGCCCTCAGCCGTGCGCTGTACCAGGTACTGGCGCAGCGGGTGTTTGTCTACGGTAACCGCACCATTATTCTGTAA
- the rssA gene encoding patatin-like phospholipase RssA, producing the protein MRQIKIGLALGAGAAKGWSHIGVIHALERAGIRIDVVAGCSVGALVGAAYACHRLKPLEKWVRSFSYWQVLRLMDFSWQRGGLLRGERVFSHVRRLIAEDQIAGCALPFGAVTTNLSTGRELWLTEGDLHQAVRASCSMPGLLAPVSWNGYWLVDGAVVNPVPVSLTRALGADIVIAVDLQHDAHLMQQDLFSVTPQPDDTPQASSWGGRLRQQLGRMTQRRSVQSPGAMEIMSTSIQILENRLKRSRMAGDPPDVQLQPFCPQISTLDFHRADEAIEAGRLAVEKKLDELLPLIRDRQ; encoded by the coding sequence ATGCGACAGATAAAAATCGGACTGGCGCTGGGCGCGGGCGCGGCCAAGGGCTGGTCACATATCGGGGTGATCCACGCGCTGGAACGCGCCGGCATCCGCATTGACGTCGTCGCCGGCTGCTCGGTTGGCGCGCTGGTCGGGGCGGCGTATGCCTGCCACCGGCTGAAACCACTGGAAAAATGGGTGCGCTCCTTCAGCTACTGGCAGGTGCTAAGGCTGATGGACTTCTCCTGGCAGCGCGGCGGCCTGCTGCGCGGCGAACGGGTGTTCAGCCACGTGCGCCGGCTGATCGCGGAAGATCAAATTGCCGGCTGCGCATTGCCGTTTGGTGCGGTGACGACTAACCTCAGTACCGGTCGCGAGCTGTGGCTGACCGAAGGCGACCTGCATCAGGCGGTTCGCGCTTCCTGCAGTATGCCGGGGCTGCTGGCTCCGGTCAGCTGGAACGGCTACTGGCTGGTGGATGGCGCGGTGGTTAACCCGGTGCCGGTGTCGCTGACCCGGGCGCTGGGGGCCGACATAGTCATCGCGGTGGATCTGCAGCACGACGCGCACCTGATGCAGCAGGATCTGTTCTCGGTGACGCCGCAGCCCGACGATACGCCACAGGCGAGCAGCTGGGGCGGCCGGCTCCGTCAGCAGCTGGGCCGCATGACCCAGCGCCGCAGCGTGCAGTCGCCGGGTGCGATGGAGATCATGTCGACCTCGATCCAGATCCTTGAGAACCGTCTGAAACGTAGCCGTATGGCCGGCGATCCGCCGGACGTTCAGCTGCAGCCGTTCTGTCCGCAAATATCGACGCTGGACTTCCACCGCGCGGACGAAGCCATAGAGGCCGGGCGTCTGGCGGTGGAGAAAAAGCTGGATGAACTGTTACCTCTGATTCGTGACAGACAATAA
- the xthA gene encoding exodeoxyribonuclease III, producing MKFVSFNINGLRARPHQLQALVEQHQPDVIGLQETKVHDDMFPLEEVAKLGYHVFYHGQKGHYGVALLTKAAPIAVRRGFPGDEEDAQRRIIMADIDSPLGPLTVINGYFPQGESRDHPTKFPAKEKFYRDLQDYLLQQQQASNPVLIMGDMNISSTDLDIGIGEENRKRWLRTGKCSFLPEEREWMDRLLGWGLVDTWRVQNAGVNDRFSWFDYRSKGFDDNRGLRIDLLLASQSLADRCTATGIDYEIRSMEKPSDHAPVWAEFSF from the coding sequence ATGAAATTTGTCTCGTTTAATATCAATGGGCTGCGCGCCCGTCCGCACCAGCTGCAGGCGCTGGTAGAACAGCACCAGCCTGACGTGATCGGCCTGCAGGAAACCAAGGTCCACGATGATATGTTTCCGCTGGAAGAGGTGGCAAAACTCGGCTACCACGTGTTTTATCACGGGCAGAAAGGCCACTACGGCGTGGCGCTGCTGACCAAAGCCGCGCCAATCGCCGTACGCCGCGGTTTTCCCGGCGATGAAGAAGACGCGCAGCGCCGCATCATCATGGCGGATATCGACAGTCCGCTGGGGCCGCTGACGGTAATTAACGGCTACTTCCCGCAGGGCGAAAGCCGTGACCACCCGACCAAGTTCCCGGCCAAGGAGAAGTTTTATCGCGACCTGCAGGACTATCTGCTGCAGCAGCAGCAGGCCAGCAACCCGGTGCTGATCATGGGCGATATGAATATCAGCAGCACCGACCTCGACATCGGTATTGGTGAAGAGAACCGCAAGCGCTGGCTGCGCACCGGCAAGTGCTCGTTCCTGCCGGAAGAGCGTGAGTGGATGGACCGTCTGCTCGGCTGGGGGCTGGTCGATACCTGGCGGGTACAGAACGCCGGGGTCAACGACCGTTTCTCCTGGTTTGACTATCGTTCGAAGGGCTTTGACGACAACCGCGGCCTGCGCATCGATCTGCTGCTGGCCAGCCAGTCGCTGGCCGATCGCTGTACGGCGACCGGCATCGACTATGAGATCCGCAGCATGGAAAAACCTTCAGACCATGCGCCGGTATGGGCAGAGTTCAGCTTCTGA
- the rssB gene encoding two-component system response regulator RssB, with amino-acid sequence MEKPLSGKRILIVEDEAVFRTLLDNFLVALGAVTSLAEDGVQALESLNHIMPDLMICDLAMPRMNGMALVEHLRSSGNTLPILVISATENMADIAKVLRLGVQDVLLKPLKDLARLREAVFECLYPSMFTSQVEEEEQLFQDWDALVSDPQAAAKLLQQLQPPVQQTLASCRVNYRQLTMAEQPGLVLDVAALSERDLAFYCLDVTRAGDNGVLAALLLRALFNSLLHEQLSGMSQRLPQLNTLLRQVNLLLRQANLQGQFPLLVGYYHRELRNLILVSAGLNATLTIPNHQIQLSNGVPLGTLGSTHLNQISQRCDGWQCQVWGAGGRLRLMLSTE; translated from the coding sequence ATGGAAAAACCGTTAAGTGGGAAACGCATTCTAATCGTCGAGGACGAAGCCGTTTTCCGCACCCTGCTGGATAATTTTCTTGTGGCGCTGGGTGCGGTTACCAGCCTGGCTGAAGACGGCGTGCAGGCGCTGGAAAGCCTGAACCATATCATGCCGGATCTGATGATTTGCGACCTGGCGATGCCGCGTATGAACGGTATGGCGCTGGTCGAGCATCTGCGCAGCTCCGGCAATACTTTACCGATTCTGGTGATCTCGGCCACCGAAAATATGGCTGATATCGCCAAAGTTTTACGGCTGGGCGTGCAGGACGTGCTGCTAAAACCGCTGAAAGATCTGGCTCGCCTGCGGGAAGCGGTGTTCGAGTGCCTCTATCCGTCGATGTTTACCTCGCAGGTTGAAGAAGAGGAGCAGCTGTTCCAGGACTGGGACGCGCTGGTCAGCGATCCCCAGGCGGCGGCTAAGCTGCTGCAACAGCTGCAGCCGCCGGTGCAGCAGACCCTCGCCAGCTGTCGCGTTAATTACCGTCAGCTGACCATGGCCGAGCAGCCGGGGCTGGTGCTTGACGTGGCCGCGCTGTCCGAACGCGATCTGGCATTTTACTGCCTTGACGTCACCCGGGCCGGGGATAACGGCGTGCTGGCCGCGCTGCTGCTGCGCGCGCTGTTTAACAGCCTGCTACACGAACAGCTGTCGGGGATGTCGCAGCGGTTGCCGCAGCTGAATACGCTGTTAAGGCAGGTCAACCTGCTGTTGCGGCAGGCTAATCTGCAGGGACAGTTCCCGCTGCTGGTTGGCTATTATCACCGCGAACTGCGCAATCTGATCCTCGTTTCCGCTGGCCTGAACGCCACGCTGACCATTCCCAATCACCAGATCCAGCTCAGCAACGGCGTGCCGCTGGGCACGCTGGGCAGCACCCATCTTAACCAGATCAGCCAGCGCTGTGACGGCTGGCAGTGCCAGGTATGGGGTGCCGGCGGGCGGTTGCGGCTGATGTTGTCTACGGAGTAG
- a CDS encoding DUF1496 domain-containing protein has protein sequence MKGVVNAVLLLATLTAAAQAQQSYISSGHNGQQGGAVVVDVPPEVFNRGGDSAAPCQRCCIYENRSYSEGAVLKTEGVLLQCVRDEQSLGTSNLIWRIVK, from the coding sequence ATGAAAGGTGTAGTGAACGCGGTATTATTGCTGGCGACGCTGACGGCAGCGGCCCAGGCGCAGCAGAGCTATATCAGCAGCGGCCATAACGGCCAGCAGGGCGGTGCGGTGGTGGTTGACGTGCCGCCGGAGGTATTTAACCGCGGCGGCGACAGCGCGGCCCCCTGCCAGCGCTGCTGCATTTATGAGAACCGCAGCTACAGCGAAGGTGCGGTGCTGAAGACGGAAGGGGTACTGCTGCAGTGCGTGCGCGATGAGCAGAGCCTGGGCACCAGTAATCTGATCTGGCGGATAGTGAAATAA
- a CDS encoding YchJ family protein: MSEPCPCGSGSQYNLCCEPYLNGTSHPATPEALMRSRYSAYVRQQTGYLVASWHPSCNAARFADSIEESYAQTRWLGLRVIETALQPGGNEGYVTFCAQFLEKEDKRFIYERSRFLREDQRWYYIDGVFPPVGRNDRCPCGSGSKYKKCCGQS, translated from the coding sequence GTGTCTGAACCTTGTCCATGCGGGAGCGGATCGCAGTATAACCTATGTTGCGAGCCGTATCTAAACGGGACGTCCCATCCCGCGACGCCTGAAGCGCTGATGCGCTCGCGCTACAGCGCCTATGTCAGGCAGCAGACGGGCTACCTGGTGGCCAGCTGGCACCCCAGCTGTAACGCCGCCCGTTTCGCCGACAGTATCGAAGAGAGCTACGCGCAGACGCGCTGGCTGGGTTTGCGGGTGATTGAAACCGCCCTGCAGCCCGGCGGCAACGAGGGCTACGTGACGTTCTGCGCGCAATTCCTCGAAAAAGAAGATAAACGCTTTATATATGAACGTTCACGCTTCCTTCGTGAGGATCAACGCTGGTACTATATCGACGGCGTGTTCCCGCCGGTCGGCCGCAACGACCGCTGCCCGTGCGGTTCCGGCAGTAAATATAAGAAGTGCTGTGGTCAGTCTTGA
- a CDS encoding NAD(P)H nitroreductase, giving the protein MDALELLVNRRSASRLAAPAPAGEALDNILRAGMRAPDHGALQPWRFIIVENDGRERFSALLEQVARDGGQDDKAIEKAQQAPFRAPMIITVVAHCDDHPKVPRWEQLVSAGCAVMAMQMAAVAQGFNGIWRSGAWTENQAVREAFGCRDEDAIVGFLYLGTPQLKSSTTVLPADSAPFVRYF; this is encoded by the coding sequence ATGGACGCTCTGGAATTACTGGTTAATCGCCGTTCGGCATCACGGTTAGCGGCGCCGGCACCGGCAGGTGAGGCGCTGGACAACATTCTGCGCGCGGGCATGCGCGCCCCGGACCACGGCGCGCTGCAGCCGTGGCGCTTTATCATCGTTGAAAACGACGGCCGCGAGCGCTTCAGCGCCCTACTGGAGCAGGTGGCCCGCGACGGCGGCCAGGACGATAAGGCGATTGAGAAAGCGCAGCAGGCCCCGTTCCGCGCGCCGATGATCATTACCGTGGTGGCGCACTGCGACGACCATCCGAAGGTGCCGCGCTGGGAGCAGCTGGTCTCTGCCGGCTGTGCGGTGATGGCGATGCAGATGGCCGCCGTGGCCCAGGGCTTTAACGGCATCTGGCGCAGCGGGGCCTGGACGGAAAATCAGGCGGTACGTGAGGCGTTCGGCTGCCGCGATGAGGATGCCATCGTCGGTTTCCTCTATCTCGGCACCCCGCAACTGAAGTCGTCCACCACCGTGCTGCCGGCCGACAGCGCGCCGTTTGTCCGCTATTTCTGA
- the galU gene encoding UTP--glucose-1-phosphate uridylyltransferase GalU, whose translation MSAYKSKVKKAVIPVAGLGTRMLPATKAIPKEMLPLVDKPLIQYVVNECIAAGINEIVLVTHSSKNSIENHFDTSFELEAMLEKRVKRQLLEEIQSICPPHVTIMQVRQGLAKGLGHAVMCAQPVVGNEPFAVILPDVILDEYESDLTKDNLADMMKRFDETGHSQIMVEPVADVTAYGVVDCQGAELQAGQSAPMVGVVEKPKADQAPSNLAVVGRYILSADIWPLLAKTPPGAGDEIQLTDSIAMLMEKQTVEAYHLKGVSHDCGNKLGYMQAFVEYGVRHSTLGDDFKAWLESAVGIKK comes from the coding sequence ATGTCTGCCTATAAGTCTAAAGTAAAAAAAGCGGTTATCCCGGTTGCTGGTTTGGGAACGCGTATGTTGCCTGCTACCAAAGCTATCCCGAAAGAGATGTTGCCTCTGGTGGACAAGCCGTTAATCCAGTACGTGGTTAACGAGTGCATCGCAGCCGGTATCAACGAAATTGTTCTGGTTACCCACTCGTCTAAAAACTCGATCGAAAACCACTTCGATACCAGCTTCGAGCTGGAAGCGATGCTGGAAAAGCGCGTTAAACGTCAGCTGCTGGAAGAGATCCAGTCAATCTGCCCACCGCACGTGACCATCATGCAGGTGCGTCAGGGTCTGGCCAAAGGCCTTGGCCACGCGGTGATGTGTGCCCAGCCGGTGGTTGGCAACGAGCCGTTTGCGGTGATCCTGCCGGACGTGATCCTGGATGAGTACGAATCCGATCTGACCAAAGATAACCTGGCCGACATGATGAAGCGTTTCGATGAGACGGGCCACAGCCAGATCATGGTTGAGCCGGTTGCGGACGTGACCGCTTACGGCGTGGTCGACTGCCAGGGCGCTGAGCTGCAGGCGGGCCAGAGCGCACCGATGGTTGGCGTGGTTGAAAAACCGAAAGCCGATCAGGCTCCCTCTAACCTGGCGGTCGTCGGGCGTTACATTCTCTCTGCCGATATCTGGCCGCTGCTGGCGAAAACCCCTCCGGGCGCCGGTGATGAGATCCAGCTGACCGACTCCATCGCCATGCTGATGGAAAAACAGACCGTCGAAGCCTATCACCTGAAAGGCGTCAGTCACGACTGCGGCAACAAGCTGGGCTACATGCAGGCCTTCGTCGAGTACGGCGTTCGTCACAGCACGCTGGGCGATGATTTCAAGGCGTGGCTGGAAAGCGCCGTCGGCATTAAAAAGTAA
- a CDS encoding UDP-glucose/GDP-mannose dehydrogenase family protein: protein MKVTVFGIGYVGLVQAAVLAEVGHDVLCIDVDANKVENLKKGIIPIFEPGLTPLVMQNYEAGRLRFSTNAEEGVNHGVMQFIAVGTPPDEDGSADLKYVTAVARTIAQHMRDHKVVLDKSTVPVGTADRVRKVMEETLQARGQNLTFDVVSNPEFLKEGAAVSDCMRPERIVIGTDNDDVVELLRELYEPFNRNHDRMILMDIRSAELTKYAANCMLATKISFMNEISNLAERLGADIEKVRQGIGSDSRIGYSFIYPGCGYGGSCFPKDVQALIRTAEQIGYTPRLLQAVEDVNDAQKNKLPTFIKHHFGDNLQGKTFALWGLSFKPNTDDMREASSRVLMEALWQAGAKVQAFDPEAMDEAQRVYGHRDDLKLMGTKEAALQGADGLVICTEWQNFRAPDFDVIKNSLKEAVIFDGRNLYDPERISKRGFVYYAIGRGASLNIA, encoded by the coding sequence ATGAAAGTCACCGTATTTGGTATCGGCTATGTCGGTCTGGTTCAGGCTGCGGTTTTAGCCGAAGTCGGCCATGACGTTCTTTGTATCGATGTCGACGCTAACAAAGTCGAGAATCTGAAGAAAGGGATCATTCCAATTTTTGAACCAGGGTTGACGCCGCTGGTTATGCAAAACTATGAGGCCGGTCGCCTCAGGTTTTCCACCAACGCTGAAGAGGGCGTTAACCATGGCGTAATGCAGTTTATCGCCGTGGGCACCCCTCCGGACGAAGACGGCTCTGCGGACCTGAAGTACGTAACCGCCGTCGCCCGCACCATTGCGCAACACATGCGGGACCATAAAGTGGTGCTGGATAAGTCTACCGTGCCGGTCGGCACCGCGGACCGCGTGCGCAAGGTAATGGAAGAAACGCTGCAGGCGCGTGGCCAGAATCTGACCTTTGACGTGGTGTCAAACCCTGAGTTCCTGAAAGAAGGTGCCGCCGTCAGCGACTGCATGCGTCCTGAGCGCATCGTCATCGGTACGGACAATGACGACGTCGTTGAGTTGTTACGCGAGCTGTATGAGCCGTTTAACCGTAATCACGATCGCATGATCCTGATGGATATCCGCAGCGCCGAGCTGACCAAGTACGCCGCGAACTGCATGCTGGCGACCAAAATCAGCTTTATGAACGAAATCTCCAACCTGGCCGAAAGGCTGGGGGCAGATATCGAAAAAGTGCGTCAGGGCATCGGTTCTGACTCACGCATCGGCTACTCGTTTATCTATCCTGGCTGCGGCTACGGTGGATCCTGCTTCCCGAAAGACGTGCAGGCGCTGATCCGCACCGCAGAGCAGATCGGCTACACGCCGCGTCTGCTGCAGGCCGTGGAAGACGTCAACGACGCGCAGAAGAACAAACTGCCGACCTTCATCAAGCATCATTTCGGTGACAATCTGCAGGGCAAAACCTTTGCGCTGTGGGGGCTGTCATTTAAGCCGAATACCGATGACATGCGTGAAGCCTCCAGCCGCGTGCTGATGGAAGCGCTGTGGCAGGCGGGTGCTAAGGTGCAGGCGTTCGATCCGGAAGCTATGGATGAAGCCCAGCGCGTCTACGGCCACCGTGACGATCTGAAGCTGATGGGCACCAAAGAAGCGGCGCTGCAGGGCGCAGATGGCCTGGTGATCTGCACCGAATGGCAGAACTTCCGCGCTCCGGACTTTGACGTGATTAAAAATTCACTGAAAGAAGCCGTGATTTTTGACGGTCGTAACCTGTATGATCCGGAAAGAATCAGCAAGCGCGGCTTCGTTTATTATGCAATCGGCCGCGGAGCATCTCTGAACATTGCATAA
- a CDS encoding DNA topoisomerase III, translating into MRLFIAEKPSLARAIADVLPKPHRRGDGYIACGNDQVVTWCVGHLLEQAQPDNYDSRFARWSLADLPIVPEKWQLKPRPSVAKQLGVIKKLLAEASEVVHAGDPDREGQLLVDEVLDYLTLPAEKRSRVQRCLINDLNPQAVERAIGRLRENREFIPLCVSALARARADWLYGINMTRAYTLLGRNAGYDGVLSVGRVQTPVLGLVVRRDEEIENFIPRDYFEVKAHIVTPQDERFVALWQPSDACEPYQDEEGRLLRRDLADHVVARIGGQPANVTSYNDKRENDTAPLPFSLSALQIEAGKRFGLSAQTVLDTCQRLYETHKLITYPRSDSRYLPDEHFAGRHAVLNAISVHQPQLTPPADFDSDRRNRCWDDGKVDAHHAIIPTARSSRCNLNENEQQIYRLIAVQYLMQFCPDAVFRKCVIELEIAGGKFVAKARFLAEAGWRALLGSKERDEENDGTPLPVVAKGDQLLCERGEVLEKQTQPPRPFTDATLLSAMTGIARFVQDKELKKVLRATDGLGTEATRAGIIELLFRRTFLFKQGRYIHSSPAGRALIHSLPEMAARPDMTAQWESTLTKISEKQCRYQDFMHPLVETLHNLIGQAKRQPAAHAFRGLPAPAAAAKKPRRKATTAKRSPT; encoded by the coding sequence ATGCGTCTGTTTATTGCCGAAAAACCGAGCCTGGCCCGTGCCATCGCGGACGTGCTGCCCAAACCCCACCGGCGCGGTGACGGTTATATTGCCTGTGGCAACGACCAGGTGGTTACCTGGTGCGTCGGCCACCTGTTAGAACAGGCGCAGCCTGACAACTACGACAGCCGCTTTGCCCGCTGGTCGCTCGCCGACCTGCCGATCGTGCCCGAGAAGTGGCAGCTGAAGCCGCGTCCGTCGGTGGCGAAGCAGCTGGGGGTAATTAAAAAGCTGCTGGCGGAGGCCAGCGAGGTGGTGCACGCCGGTGACCCGGACCGTGAAGGCCAGCTGCTGGTGGATGAGGTGCTCGACTACCTGACGCTGCCGGCGGAGAAGCGCAGCCGCGTGCAGCGCTGCCTGATCAACGACCTTAACCCGCAGGCGGTAGAGCGTGCTATCGGCCGCCTGCGCGAAAACCGCGAATTTATCCCGTTGTGCGTCTCGGCGCTGGCCCGCGCGCGCGCCGACTGGCTGTACGGCATCAATATGACCCGCGCCTACACGCTGCTCGGGCGCAACGCCGGCTACGACGGCGTGCTGTCGGTCGGTCGGGTGCAGACGCCGGTGCTCGGGCTGGTGGTGCGTCGTGATGAAGAGATTGAAAACTTTATCCCGCGCGACTACTTCGAGGTCAAAGCGCATATCGTCACGCCGCAGGATGAGCGTTTTGTGGCGCTGTGGCAGCCGAGCGACGCCTGTGAGCCTTACCAGGATGAAGAGGGGCGCTTGCTGCGCCGCGATCTCGCCGATCACGTGGTGGCACGCATCGGTGGCCAGCCCGCCAACGTCACCAGCTATAACGACAAACGCGAAAACGACACCGCGCCGCTGCCGTTCTCCCTCTCCGCGCTGCAGATCGAAGCGGGCAAACGCTTCGGCCTGAGCGCGCAGACGGTACTGGATACCTGCCAGCGGCTTTATGAAACCCACAAGCTGATTACCTACCCGCGTTCGGACAGCCGTTACCTGCCGGACGAGCATTTTGCCGGCCGCCACGCGGTGCTGAACGCCATCAGCGTGCATCAGCCGCAGCTGACGCCGCCGGCCGATTTCGACAGCGATCGCCGCAACCGCTGCTGGGATGACGGCAAGGTCGATGCCCACCACGCGATTATTCCCACCGCGCGCAGCAGCCGCTGCAACCTGAACGAGAACGAGCAGCAGATCTACCGGCTGATCGCCGTGCAGTACCTGATGCAGTTCTGCCCGGACGCGGTGTTCCGCAAGTGCGTGATCGAGCTGGAGATCGCCGGCGGCAAGTTCGTGGCAAAAGCGCGCTTCCTGGCCGAAGCGGGCTGGCGCGCGCTGCTGGGCAGCAAAGAGCGCGACGAGGAGAACGACGGCACGCCGCTGCCGGTGGTGGCGAAGGGCGACCAGCTGCTGTGCGAGCGCGGCGAGGTGCTGGAGAAACAGACCCAGCCGCCGCGGCCGTTTACCGACGCCACGCTGCTGTCGGCGATGACCGGCATCGCCCGCTTTGTACAGGATAAAGAGCTGAAAAAGGTGCTACGCGCCACCGACGGCCTCGGCACCGAGGCCACCCGCGCCGGTATCATTGAGCTGCTGTTCCGCCGCACCTTCCTGTTTAAGCAGGGGCGCTACATCCACTCCAGCCCGGCGGGACGGGCGCTGATCCACTCGCTGCCGGAGATGGCGGCCCGGCCGGATATGACCGCTCAGTGGGAGTCAACGCTGACCAAAATCAGCGAGAAGCAGTGCCGCTATCAGGACTTTATGCATCCGCTGGTTGAGACGCTGCATAACCTGATTGGCCAGGCCAAACGGCAGCCCGCCGCGCACGCCTTCCGTGGACTGCCGGCACCTGCCGCCGCCGCGAAAAAACCCCGCCGTAAAGCGACCACAGCGAAGAGGAGCCCGACATGA